The Delphinus delphis chromosome 2, mDelDel1.2, whole genome shotgun sequence genome contains a region encoding:
- the DNAJA4 gene encoding dnaJ homolog subfamily A member 4 isoform X2 translates to MARGGSQNWSSGYSDCRPEEQATGEKMVKETQYYDILGVKPSASPEEIKKAYRKLALKYHPDKNPDEGEKFKLISQAYEVLSDPKKRDIYDQGGEQAIKEGGSGSPSFSSPMDIFDMFFGGGGRMARERRGKNVVHQLSVTLEDLYNGVTKKLALQKNVICEKCEGVGGKKGSVEKCPVCKGRGMQIHIQQIGPGMVQQIQTVCIECKGQGERINPKDRCESCSGAKVIREKKIIEVHVEKGMKDGQKILFHGEGDQEPELEPGDVIIVLDQKDHSVFQRRGHDLIMKMKIQLSEALCGFKKMIETLDDRVLIITSKSGYFS, encoded by the exons ATGGCCCGGGGCGGCAGTCAGAACTGGAGCTCCGGGTACTCAGACTGCAGGCCGGAGGAACAGGCGACCGG aGAAAAGATGGTGAAGGAGACCCAGTACTATGACATCCTGGGGGTGAAGCCCAGCGCCTCCCCGGAGGAGATCAAGAAGGCCTATCGGAAGCTGGCGCTCAAGTACCACCCGGACAAGAACCCGGATGAGGGCGAGAAG tttaaGCTCATATCCCAGGCATATGAAGTGCTTTCAGATCCAAAGAAAAGGGACATTTATGACCAGGGCGGCGAGCAGGCAATTAAGGAAGGAGGCTCAGGCAGCCCCAGCTTCTCTTCCCCCATGGACATCTTTGACATGTTCTTTGGTGGCGGAGGACGGATGGCTAGAGAGAGAAGAG GCAAGAATGTTGTACATCAGTTGTCTGTAACTCTTGAAGATTTATATAACGGAGTCACAAAGAAATTGGCTCTCCAGAAAAATGTAATTTGTGAGAAATGTGAAG GCGTTGGTGGGAAGAAGGGATCTGTGGAGAAGTGCCCAGTGTGCAAGGGGCGAGGGATGCAGATTCACATCCAGCAGATCGGGCCGGGCATGGTGCAGCAGATCCAGACCGTGTGCATCGAGTGCAAGGGCCAGGGCGAGCGCATCAACCCCAAGGACCGCTGTGAAAGCTGCAGTGGTGCCAAGGTCATCCGAGAGAAGAAGATTATCGAGGTGCATGTGGAGAAAG GTATGAAAGATGGGCAAAAGATACTGTTTCATGGAGAAGGCGATCAGGAGCCTGAGCTGGAGCCTGGTGATGTCATAATTGTGCTTGATCAGAAGGATCATAGTGTCTTTCAGAGACGAGGCCATGACTtgatcatgaaaatgaaaattcagctTTCTGAAGCCCTTTGTGGCTTCAAGAAGATGATAGAAACACTGGATGATCGAGTCCTTATTATTACATCCAAATCAG gttatttttcctga
- the DNAJA4 gene encoding dnaJ homolog subfamily A member 4 isoform X1 encodes MARGGSQNWSSGYSDCRPEEQATGEKMVKETQYYDILGVKPSASPEEIKKAYRKLALKYHPDKNPDEGEKFKLISQAYEVLSDPKKRDIYDQGGEQAIKEGGSGSPSFSSPMDIFDMFFGGGGRMARERRGKNVVHQLSVTLEDLYNGVTKKLALQKNVICEKCEGVGGKKGSVEKCPVCKGRGMQIHIQQIGPGMVQQIQTVCIECKGQGERINPKDRCESCSGAKVIREKKIIEVHVEKGMKDGQKILFHGEGDQEPELEPGDVIIVLDQKDHSVFQRRGHDLIMKMKIQLSEALCGFKKMIETLDDRVLIITSKSGEVVKHGDLKCVRNEGMPIYKAPLEKGALIIQFLVIFPEKHWLSQENLLQLEALLPPRQEVRITDDMDQVELKEFNPNEQNWRQHREAYEEDDDGPRAGVQCQTA; translated from the exons ATGGCCCGGGGCGGCAGTCAGAACTGGAGCTCCGGGTACTCAGACTGCAGGCCGGAGGAACAGGCGACCGG aGAAAAGATGGTGAAGGAGACCCAGTACTATGACATCCTGGGGGTGAAGCCCAGCGCCTCCCCGGAGGAGATCAAGAAGGCCTATCGGAAGCTGGCGCTCAAGTACCACCCGGACAAGAACCCGGATGAGGGCGAGAAG tttaaGCTCATATCCCAGGCATATGAAGTGCTTTCAGATCCAAAGAAAAGGGACATTTATGACCAGGGCGGCGAGCAGGCAATTAAGGAAGGAGGCTCAGGCAGCCCCAGCTTCTCTTCCCCCATGGACATCTTTGACATGTTCTTTGGTGGCGGAGGACGGATGGCTAGAGAGAGAAGAG GCAAGAATGTTGTACATCAGTTGTCTGTAACTCTTGAAGATTTATATAACGGAGTCACAAAGAAATTGGCTCTCCAGAAAAATGTAATTTGTGAGAAATGTGAAG GCGTTGGTGGGAAGAAGGGATCTGTGGAGAAGTGCCCAGTGTGCAAGGGGCGAGGGATGCAGATTCACATCCAGCAGATCGGGCCGGGCATGGTGCAGCAGATCCAGACCGTGTGCATCGAGTGCAAGGGCCAGGGCGAGCGCATCAACCCCAAGGACCGCTGTGAAAGCTGCAGTGGTGCCAAGGTCATCCGAGAGAAGAAGATTATCGAGGTGCATGTGGAGAAAG GTATGAAAGATGGGCAAAAGATACTGTTTCATGGAGAAGGCGATCAGGAGCCTGAGCTGGAGCCTGGTGATGTCATAATTGTGCTTGATCAGAAGGATCATAGTGTCTTTCAGAGACGAGGCCATGACTtgatcatgaaaatgaaaattcagctTTCTGAAGCCCTTTGTGGCTTCAAGAAGATGATAGAAACACTGGATGATCGAGTCCTTATTATTACATCCAAATCAG GTGAGGTGGTAAAGCACGGGGACCTGAAATGTGTGCGTAATGAAGGAATGCCAATCTACAAAGCACCCCTGGAGAAAGGGGCtctgatcatacagttttta gttatttttcctgaaaaacaCTGGCTGTCTCAAGAGAACCTTCTCCAGCTGGAAGCTCTGCTCCCTCCTCGACAGGAAGTCAGGATTACAGATGACATGGATCAGGTGGAGCTGAAGGAGTTTAATCCCAATGAGCAGAACTGGCGCCAGCACAGGGAGGCCTACGAGGAGGATGATGACGGGCCCCGAGCCGGAGTGCAGTGCCAGACGGCATGA
- the DNAJA4 gene encoding dnaJ homolog subfamily A member 4 isoform X3 → MDIFDMFFGGGGRMARERRGKNVVHQLSVTLEDLYNGVTKKLALQKNVICEKCEGVGGKKGSVEKCPVCKGRGMQIHIQQIGPGMVQQIQTVCIECKGQGERINPKDRCESCSGAKVIREKKIIEVHVEKGMKDGQKILFHGEGDQEPELEPGDVIIVLDQKDHSVFQRRGHDLIMKMKIQLSEALCGFKKMIETLDDRVLIITSKSGEVVKHGDLKCVRNEGMPIYKAPLEKGALIIQFLVIFPEKHWLSQENLLQLEALLPPRQEVRITDDMDQVELKEFNPNEQNWRQHREAYEEDDDGPRAGVQCQTA, encoded by the exons ATGGACATCTTTGACATGTTCTTTGGTGGCGGAGGACGGATGGCTAGAGAGAGAAGAG GCAAGAATGTTGTACATCAGTTGTCTGTAACTCTTGAAGATTTATATAACGGAGTCACAAAGAAATTGGCTCTCCAGAAAAATGTAATTTGTGAGAAATGTGAAG GCGTTGGTGGGAAGAAGGGATCTGTGGAGAAGTGCCCAGTGTGCAAGGGGCGAGGGATGCAGATTCACATCCAGCAGATCGGGCCGGGCATGGTGCAGCAGATCCAGACCGTGTGCATCGAGTGCAAGGGCCAGGGCGAGCGCATCAACCCCAAGGACCGCTGTGAAAGCTGCAGTGGTGCCAAGGTCATCCGAGAGAAGAAGATTATCGAGGTGCATGTGGAGAAAG GTATGAAAGATGGGCAAAAGATACTGTTTCATGGAGAAGGCGATCAGGAGCCTGAGCTGGAGCCTGGTGATGTCATAATTGTGCTTGATCAGAAGGATCATAGTGTCTTTCAGAGACGAGGCCATGACTtgatcatgaaaatgaaaattcagctTTCTGAAGCCCTTTGTGGCTTCAAGAAGATGATAGAAACACTGGATGATCGAGTCCTTATTATTACATCCAAATCAG GTGAGGTGGTAAAGCACGGGGACCTGAAATGTGTGCGTAATGAAGGAATGCCAATCTACAAAGCACCCCTGGAGAAAGGGGCtctgatcatacagttttta gttatttttcctgaaaaacaCTGGCTGTCTCAAGAGAACCTTCTCCAGCTGGAAGCTCTGCTCCCTCCTCGACAGGAAGTCAGGATTACAGATGACATGGATCAGGTGGAGCTGAAGGAGTTTAATCCCAATGAGCAGAACTGGCGCCAGCACAGGGAGGCCTACGAGGAGGATGATGACGGGCCCCGAGCCGGAGTGCAGTGCCAGACGGCATGA